From the genome of Dryobates pubescens isolate bDryPub1 chromosome 5, bDryPub1.pri, whole genome shotgun sequence, one region includes:
- the PCNX4 gene encoding pecanex-like protein 4 isoform X1 codes for MGPDVPLLNDYKQEFFLKRFPQTVLGGPRFKLGYCAPPYIYVNQIILFLTPWVLGGVGTLLYQLGIMKDYCTAALSGGLMFVTALILQMANLYAKQKTVTVERMQIQNTLTDEDEFEFSSCVGSETVKFIIPGKKYIINTIFHSLLAGVLCGLGTWYLLPNRITLLYSNIGGTVMIFVFGWVTICIGEYSLIINTATETATFQALDTYEITALMRPFYIFVFIAVDLAHRFAVNTPILEQTNQILHIVFLFLPFLWAMGILPPLDALFLWGMEQLLEFGLGGSPMSSNTKLLVMFLISAGTAIASYFIPSTLGVILFMTGFGFILSLNLSEIGFAFKHTMSSHLASGKSKNMHRGLRTQFGWREFIFYVTVLTFALIEASLLHQFAAFSSFSTASPQAIVSYFLILLLTIMWILREIQRVYLFGVFRNPFYPKDVRTVTVFMEKQRRLMKVGVVRRILLTLVSPFAMIAFLSLDHSLQNLHSVSVCIGFTRMFRMVWQNTENALLDIVVVSVAQMLVLSPDLWWNRSLDTGIRLLLVGILRDRLLQFASKLQFAIAILLTSWTEKKQRRKSTATLITLNVVFFPILLIFIAISALLSSPLLPLFTLPVFLIGFPRPVRSWPGPVGAAACVCSDTVYYQQMVPSLAGALQSALAAGSLGLSLPGSHYLCRFQDRLVWILVLEKGFTYCGVNIKGLELQETSCHAAEAHRVDEIFGMAFEHQEHTKILSPNHHFGHILTPCTVLPVRLYSDARNVLSGIIDSHENLKHLKDDFIKVLVWMLVQYCYKRSKTWESSGSVNKKGSVPKTQHSGEVERSQPPREEDSFSVDTVEDWTDDSDIFDLEPSGRIKGKKEPGQMGTTPKVHLSIPGSVETETPREMSPEDKLYKAVVLGLPAVDKGKQQEALPQVEFSCSYSELLSIPEEWRTAPVPSSKVNEMKQRFPEEWYHFILSQLDFFHLKEKPSNLLEDLMKDKALKDLYIHGVLSCCFGLFGLDNTVPAPSHVFRAYTGGIPWSVGLDWLTSKPELFQLALKAFRYTFKLMVDKASLGPVENFKELVNYLEEYENDWYIGLVSDLEWQQAVLQEKPYLFSLGHDPNMGIYTGRVLTLQELLVQVGKLNDEAVRGQWANLSWELLYATNDDEERYSIQAHPVLLRNLTVQAADPPLGYPVYSSELLHLPLL; via the exons ATGGGTCCAGATGTACCTCTGCTGAATGATTACAAACAGGAGTTCTTCTTGAAGCGCTTTCCACAGACTGTGCTGGGAGGTCCCCGGTTTAAATTAGGCTATTGTGCTCCTCCTTACATCTATGTGAATCAGATTATTCTTTTCTTGACACCATGGGTTTTGGGAGGAGTAGGAACACTCTTGTACCAGTTAGGTATTATGAAAGACTACTGCACCGCAGCACTTTCAGGAGGACTAATGTTTGTTACTGCACTTATTCTTCAGATGGCAAATCTATATGCAAAGCAGAAAACAGTGACAGTAGAAAGAATGCAAATTCAGAATACCCTGACAGATGAAGACGAGTTTGAATTTTCCAGTTGTGTTGGTTCAGAGACAGTAAAGTTTATTATTCCTGGCAAGAAGTATATTATCAACACCATATTTCATTCCCTTCTGGCAGGGGTATTGTGTGGGTTGGGAACTTGGTATTTGCTGCCAAATAGAATAACCTTGTTATACAGCAATATTGGAGGAACTGTTATGATCTTTGTATTTGGATGGGTCACGATATGTATAGGAGAGTATTCATTAATCATAAACACAGCTACCGAAACAGCTACTTTCCAAGCACTGGATACTTATGAAATcactgctctgatgagacctttCTATATTTTTGTCTTTATTGCAGTGGATCTTGCACACAG GTTTGCTGTCAACACACCCATTCTAGAGCAGACAAACCAGATTTTGCACATCGTATTTCTTTTTCTGCCATTCTTATGGGCAATGGGAATTCTGCCCCCACTTGACGCACTTTTTCTATGGGGAATGGAACAACTGTTGGAGTTTGGACTAGGAGGTTCACCTATGTCAAGTAACACAAA GTTATTAGTAATGTTTCTCATTTCTGCTGGAACAGCAATAGCATCGTATTTCATTCCCAGCACTCTCGGTGTGATCCTCTTCATGACTGGATTTGGGTTCATACTGAGTCTTAACCTAAGTGAGATTGGTTTTGCCTTCAAACACACCATGAGCAGCCATTTAGCCTCTGGCAAATCTAAAAATATGCACAGAGGTCTTAGAACACAATTTGGGTGGAgggaatttattttttatgtgaCTGTGTTGACATTTGCTCTCATAGAAGCCAGCCTGCTGCATCAATTTGCAGCCTTTTCATCATTTTCCACAGCCAGTCCTCAGGCTATAGTGAGTTACTTTCTGATCTTATTGCTTACAATTATGTGGATTCTTAGAGAGATTCAGAGAGTGTACTTGTTTGGAGTCTTCCGAAACCCCTTTTATCCAAAGGATGTCAGGACTGTGACTGTGTTCATGGAGAAGCAAAGAAGGCTAATGAAAGTTGGTGTTGTCAGGAGGATTTTACTAACACTAG TGTCTCCATTTGCTATGATAGCCTTCCTGTCACTAGACCATTCACTACAAAATCTTCATTCTGTGTCCGTTTGCATTGGATTCACAAGAATGTTTAGGATG GTCTGGCAGAATACAGAAAATGCTCTACTGGATATAGTGGTTGTGTCGGTAGCACAAATGTTGGTGCTCAGCCCAGACCTCTGGTGGAACAGGAGCCTTGATACAGGAATCAGACTCTTGCTG GTTGGTATCCTCCGAGATCGACTGCTTCAGTTTGCTTCAAAGTTGCAGTTTGCCATTGCTATTCTTCTGACATCGTGGACAGAGAAAAAACAACGTCGTAAATCTACTGCCACCTTAATCACCCTCAACGTTGTTTTCTTCCCAATCCTGCTGATCTTCATTGCCATCTCtgccctcctttcttcccctctgctgccactcTTTACACTGCCAGTGTTTCTGATTGGATTTCCTAGGCCTGTCCGAAGCTGGCCGGGACCCGtgggtgctgcagcctgtgtttgCTCTGACACCGTGTACTACCAGCAGATggttcccagcctggctggtgctCTGCAGTCTGCACTGGCAGCTGGTAGCCTCG GTCTCTCTCTACCTGGATCACACTACTTATGTCGCTTTCAGGATAGACTGGTGTGGATATTGGTGCTAGAAAAAGGCTTCACTTACTGTGGGGTTAACATTAAG GGGCTAGAATTGCAGGAAACATCCTGCCATGCTGCTGAAGCACACAGAGTTGATGAAATTTTTGGAATGGCCTTTGAACATCAGGAGCACACCAAGATTCTCTCTCCAAATCACCATTTTGGACACATTTTGACTCCTTGTACTGTTCTACCTGTACGGCTCTATTCTGATGCTAGAAATGTGTTATCTGGAATAATTGACTCTCATGAGAATTTAAAGCATCTGAAAGATGATTTCATTAAAGTGCTGGTGTGGATGCTGGTCCAGTACTGCTACAAAAGATCAAAAACCTGGGAAAGCTCAGGGAGTGTTAACAAAAAAGGATCGGTTCCAAAAACTCAGCATAGTGGTGAGGTAGAAAGATCCCAGCCTCCAAGAGAAGAAGATAGCTTCAGTGTTGATACAGTTGAGGACTGGACTGATGACAGTGACATTTTTGATCTTGAGCCCAGTGGCAGAATTAAAGGCAAAAAAGAACCTGGGCAGATGGGAACCACACCAAAAGTACACCTGTCTATTCCAGGATCTGTAGAAACAGAGACCCCACGAGAAATGTCACCAGAAGATAAATTATACAAGGCTGTTGTGCTTGGGCTTCCTGCTGTAGACAAAGGGAAGCAGCAAGAAGCTTTACCTCAAGTTGAATTTAGTTGCTCTTACTCTGAGCTATTGAGCATCCCTGAAGAATGGAGAACAGCCCCAGTGCCATCTTCCAAAGTCAATGAAATGAAGCAGAGGTTTCCAGAGGAGTGGTACCACTTCATTTTGAGTCAGCTGGATTTTTTTCATCTGAAAGAAAAGCCTTCCAATTTACTTGAAGACCTTATGAAAGATAAAGCTTTGAAAGACTTGTATATTCATGGAGTGTTGTCGTGTTGCTTTGGTCTGTTTGGACTGGATAACACTGTGCCTGCCCCGAGCCACGTGTTCAGAGCCTACACCGGTGGTATTCCATGGTCTGTTGGTTTGGACTGGCTAACCAGCAAACCAGAACTATTCCAACTGGCATTGAAAGCATTCAG ATACACCTTTAAACTTATGGTTGACAAAGCAAGCCTGGGTCCAGTTGAGAACTTCAAAGAGCTGGTGAACTATCTGGAAGAATATGAAAATGATTGGTACATTGGACTGGTATCAGATCttgagtggcagcaagcagtTCTTCAGGAAAAGCCATACCTTTTTTCATTGGGGCATGACCCAAACATG
- the PCNX4 gene encoding pecanex-like protein 4 isoform X2 codes for MKTSLNFPVVFAVNTPILEQTNQILHIVFLFLPFLWAMGILPPLDALFLWGMEQLLEFGLGGSPMSSNTKLLVMFLISAGTAIASYFIPSTLGVILFMTGFGFILSLNLSEIGFAFKHTMSSHLASGKSKNMHRGLRTQFGWREFIFYVTVLTFALIEASLLHQFAAFSSFSTASPQAIVSYFLILLLTIMWILREIQRVYLFGVFRNPFYPKDVRTVTVFMEKQRRLMKVGVVRRILLTLVSPFAMIAFLSLDHSLQNLHSVSVCIGFTRMFRMVWQNTENALLDIVVVSVAQMLVLSPDLWWNRSLDTGIRLLLVGILRDRLLQFASKLQFAIAILLTSWTEKKQRRKSTATLITLNVVFFPILLIFIAISALLSSPLLPLFTLPVFLIGFPRPVRSWPGPVGAAACVCSDTVYYQQMVPSLAGALQSALAAGSLGLSLPGSHYLCRFQDRLVWILVLEKGFTYCGVNIKGLELQETSCHAAEAHRVDEIFGMAFEHQEHTKILSPNHHFGHILTPCTVLPVRLYSDARNVLSGIIDSHENLKHLKDDFIKVLVWMLVQYCYKRSKTWESSGSVNKKGSVPKTQHSGEVERSQPPREEDSFSVDTVEDWTDDSDIFDLEPSGRIKGKKEPGQMGTTPKVHLSIPGSVETETPREMSPEDKLYKAVVLGLPAVDKGKQQEALPQVEFSCSYSELLSIPEEWRTAPVPSSKVNEMKQRFPEEWYHFILSQLDFFHLKEKPSNLLEDLMKDKALKDLYIHGVLSCCFGLFGLDNTVPAPSHVFRAYTGGIPWSVGLDWLTSKPELFQLALKAFRYTFKLMVDKASLGPVENFKELVNYLEEYENDWYIGLVSDLEWQQAVLQEKPYLFSLGHDPNMGIYTGRVLTLQELLVQVGKLNDEAVRGQWANLSWELLYATNDDEERYSIQAHPVLLRNLTVQAADPPLGYPVYSSELLHLPLL; via the exons ATGAAGACGAGTTTGAATTTTCCAGTTGT GTTTGCTGTCAACACACCCATTCTAGAGCAGACAAACCAGATTTTGCACATCGTATTTCTTTTTCTGCCATTCTTATGGGCAATGGGAATTCTGCCCCCACTTGACGCACTTTTTCTATGGGGAATGGAACAACTGTTGGAGTTTGGACTAGGAGGTTCACCTATGTCAAGTAACACAAA GTTATTAGTAATGTTTCTCATTTCTGCTGGAACAGCAATAGCATCGTATTTCATTCCCAGCACTCTCGGTGTGATCCTCTTCATGACTGGATTTGGGTTCATACTGAGTCTTAACCTAAGTGAGATTGGTTTTGCCTTCAAACACACCATGAGCAGCCATTTAGCCTCTGGCAAATCTAAAAATATGCACAGAGGTCTTAGAACACAATTTGGGTGGAgggaatttattttttatgtgaCTGTGTTGACATTTGCTCTCATAGAAGCCAGCCTGCTGCATCAATTTGCAGCCTTTTCATCATTTTCCACAGCCAGTCCTCAGGCTATAGTGAGTTACTTTCTGATCTTATTGCTTACAATTATGTGGATTCTTAGAGAGATTCAGAGAGTGTACTTGTTTGGAGTCTTCCGAAACCCCTTTTATCCAAAGGATGTCAGGACTGTGACTGTGTTCATGGAGAAGCAAAGAAGGCTAATGAAAGTTGGTGTTGTCAGGAGGATTTTACTAACACTAG TGTCTCCATTTGCTATGATAGCCTTCCTGTCACTAGACCATTCACTACAAAATCTTCATTCTGTGTCCGTTTGCATTGGATTCACAAGAATGTTTAGGATG GTCTGGCAGAATACAGAAAATGCTCTACTGGATATAGTGGTTGTGTCGGTAGCACAAATGTTGGTGCTCAGCCCAGACCTCTGGTGGAACAGGAGCCTTGATACAGGAATCAGACTCTTGCTG GTTGGTATCCTCCGAGATCGACTGCTTCAGTTTGCTTCAAAGTTGCAGTTTGCCATTGCTATTCTTCTGACATCGTGGACAGAGAAAAAACAACGTCGTAAATCTACTGCCACCTTAATCACCCTCAACGTTGTTTTCTTCCCAATCCTGCTGATCTTCATTGCCATCTCtgccctcctttcttcccctctgctgccactcTTTACACTGCCAGTGTTTCTGATTGGATTTCCTAGGCCTGTCCGAAGCTGGCCGGGACCCGtgggtgctgcagcctgtgtttgCTCTGACACCGTGTACTACCAGCAGATggttcccagcctggctggtgctCTGCAGTCTGCACTGGCAGCTGGTAGCCTCG GTCTCTCTCTACCTGGATCACACTACTTATGTCGCTTTCAGGATAGACTGGTGTGGATATTGGTGCTAGAAAAAGGCTTCACTTACTGTGGGGTTAACATTAAG GGGCTAGAATTGCAGGAAACATCCTGCCATGCTGCTGAAGCACACAGAGTTGATGAAATTTTTGGAATGGCCTTTGAACATCAGGAGCACACCAAGATTCTCTCTCCAAATCACCATTTTGGACACATTTTGACTCCTTGTACTGTTCTACCTGTACGGCTCTATTCTGATGCTAGAAATGTGTTATCTGGAATAATTGACTCTCATGAGAATTTAAAGCATCTGAAAGATGATTTCATTAAAGTGCTGGTGTGGATGCTGGTCCAGTACTGCTACAAAAGATCAAAAACCTGGGAAAGCTCAGGGAGTGTTAACAAAAAAGGATCGGTTCCAAAAACTCAGCATAGTGGTGAGGTAGAAAGATCCCAGCCTCCAAGAGAAGAAGATAGCTTCAGTGTTGATACAGTTGAGGACTGGACTGATGACAGTGACATTTTTGATCTTGAGCCCAGTGGCAGAATTAAAGGCAAAAAAGAACCTGGGCAGATGGGAACCACACCAAAAGTACACCTGTCTATTCCAGGATCTGTAGAAACAGAGACCCCACGAGAAATGTCACCAGAAGATAAATTATACAAGGCTGTTGTGCTTGGGCTTCCTGCTGTAGACAAAGGGAAGCAGCAAGAAGCTTTACCTCAAGTTGAATTTAGTTGCTCTTACTCTGAGCTATTGAGCATCCCTGAAGAATGGAGAACAGCCCCAGTGCCATCTTCCAAAGTCAATGAAATGAAGCAGAGGTTTCCAGAGGAGTGGTACCACTTCATTTTGAGTCAGCTGGATTTTTTTCATCTGAAAGAAAAGCCTTCCAATTTACTTGAAGACCTTATGAAAGATAAAGCTTTGAAAGACTTGTATATTCATGGAGTGTTGTCGTGTTGCTTTGGTCTGTTTGGACTGGATAACACTGTGCCTGCCCCGAGCCACGTGTTCAGAGCCTACACCGGTGGTATTCCATGGTCTGTTGGTTTGGACTGGCTAACCAGCAAACCAGAACTATTCCAACTGGCATTGAAAGCATTCAG ATACACCTTTAAACTTATGGTTGACAAAGCAAGCCTGGGTCCAGTTGAGAACTTCAAAGAGCTGGTGAACTATCTGGAAGAATATGAAAATGATTGGTACATTGGACTGGTATCAGATCttgagtggcagcaagcagtTCTTCAGGAAAAGCCATACCTTTTTTCATTGGGGCATGACCCAAACATG